Below is a window of Mycolicibacterium rhodesiae NBB3 DNA.
GTGAAATCCACCTTGGCGACGCGGCCGTCGAGGCGGATGGTCTCCACCTTGCCGACCTGTACGCCCGAGATGCGCACGTCGTCACCGACGTAAAGCCCTGACACATCGGAGAACTCCGCGGTGTAACGGGCGAGCGCCCCGGTGACGGGACTGCGTAGGGCCGTCAGCACGACGAGCGTACACACCGCCGCGATGGCGAAGAAGATGGTCAACCAGGTCACGGATTTGGCAACACTTCTCATCGCCCACCGCCTTGGGGCGCCGCGTCGGGCGAGGGTAAGGGCAAGGCCGCCGCCAACCCGGGCATGGTGTCCAGCGTGACTTCGATCTGCATACGTACCTTGCCGTCGATGATCGGAAACGCCGCGCTGGTGCGGTCCAGCAGACCGGACAGCCGGTCGTAGGCCGGCGCGAAGCTGCCCTGGAAATACGAGAGCGGCAGAAATGCGCTCACCATCGCGCGCGAGAGGGGTAGGAGCCACGACATGTTCTTCGCCAGCGTTCCATTCAGGTCGAAGAGCAGTTCGGTGCCCTGCTCCAGAATCATGTTCATCCGCTCGACCCCGTCGGGGTGCGCCAGGAACTCCATCCCGTTCAGCAGGTCATAGGCCAGCCCGATGAGCGGGACCGAGTCGCTGACACCGTTGATCAGTGATGCGAACACCGAAAGCGACTGTGAGAAGGGAACTTTCTGGGAGTCGGCGAGCATCTTGATGAGATCGAAATATGACCGGGTCACCGGCTCGGTGAGGTCGGAGTGCCTGCGCACCACATCGATGATGTGGTCGACGTCGGGCGAATCGATGATGCGGCCGAACTTCTGGCCCTCGCGCAGCAATCCGGTGATGGAGGCCGACCGCACGTTGGTGTCGACCATCAGCGTCTGGTTCGGGCGCAACCGTGGCCCAGTTCCGCTGCTCACCAACTCGACCGCTGCGAGGCCGAAAGTGTTGGAGGACATGAAGTTCGCCGTCGTGTCAGCTGTCAACGCTGCCGCTTGTCGCGGCTCGAGTTCCAGCGTGATCTTCTGTTTGTTGTAGCCCACGGATTGCAGGCTTTCCACCGATCCGATGGTCAAGCCGCGGAACTTCACCTCCGCACCTGGGGTCAGTCCCTCGCCGAGCGTGTCAGCCAGCACGGTCAGCTTGAAGGTATCGGCGAACCGGCCGGTCCCCATCTGATAGAGCAGCGTGCCCGCGATCCCCAGGATCACCGCGGCGATCAGGCCCAGGATCCGCAGCGAGCGCGAACTGAGCGCCCGCGCGCCTTGATCGGACGGCAGTGTCAAGGCGCTACCCCGATATCCGGATGCCGGCACTATTGCCCCAGAACAGCAGCGTCAAGACCATGTCGACGGCGACCACGGTGACGATGCTGGCCCGGATGGCCCGACCGGACGCCCGGCCGACACCTTCGGGACCGCCGGAGGCGTAGTAGCCGTGATACGCGTGGATGACGATGATCAGCGTCACGAAGATGGCCGCCTTGAGCACCGAGAACAACACGTCGGACGGTTGGATGAACGAGCTGAAGTAGTGGTTGTAGGTACCCGAGGACTGACCGTGGGCCACATTGACGACCAGCGCACAGGACACGTAGCTCAACATGAGGGTCACGATGTAGAGCGGAACGATAGTCAACGTGCCTGCGATCACGCGGGTGGTGACCACGAACGGGATGGACCGGATGCCAAGGGCTTCCAGGGCGTCGATCTCCTCGTTGATCCGCATGGCGCCGATCTCGGCGGTCATCCGGCACCCGGCCTGCGCAGCGAAGCCGATACCCGCGATCATCGGAGCCATCTCGCGGGTGTTCGCATAGGCGGAGACGAAC
It encodes the following:
- a CDS encoding MlaD family protein; protein product: MAAVILGIAGTLLYQMGTGRFADTFKLTVLADTLGEGLTPGAEVKFRGLTIGSVESLQSVGYNKQKITLELEPRQAAALTADTTANFMSSNTFGLAAVELVSSGTGPRLRPNQTLMVDTNVRSASITGLLREGQKFGRIIDSPDVDHIIDVVRRHSDLTEPVTRSYFDLIKMLADSQKVPFSQSLSVFASLINGVSDSVPLIGLAYDLLNGMEFLAHPDGVERMNMILEQGTELLFDLNGTLAKNMSWLLPLSRAMVSAFLPLSYFQGSFAPAYDRLSGLLDRTSAAFPIIDGKVRMQIEVTLDTMPGLAAALPLPSPDAAPQGGGR
- a CDS encoding MlaE family ABC transporter permease; translation: MATPSRHLPHALRAPLWIAGQGDSLLQRLGHQLSFLIQVLGAVPHTLRNYRHQTGVLLVDVMWGNGSFIVGGGTIGVLVLMGAAVGGAVGIEGYGALDMVGMGPLTGFVSAYANTREMAPMIAGIGFAAQAGCRMTAEIGAMRINEEIDALEALGIRSIPFVVTTRVIAGTLTIVPLYIVTLMLSYVSCALVVNVAHGQSSGTYNHYFSSFIQPSDVLFSVLKAAIFVTLIIVIHAYHGYYASGGPEGVGRASGRAIRASIVTVVAVDMVLTLLFWGNSAGIRISG